A genomic window from Streptomyces sp. HUAS YS2 includes:
- a CDS encoding DUF3068 domain-containing protein, with protein sequence MRRTASPMSLFLLGAGVFLLVLAPLLVTYVQPRAKRTPVDIDTTTVFTGTGSYFDTARLETVHGRRITITRQVRGDVADSTDSGRAVWDVSTSVDTDQTLPASDPRDALQWTLERWVTDRRTNEPVHCCGESPAFDGEAYLKFPFDVQERDYRWWDGTLGGVVRLRYAGRSTVQGYEGLRFTGNVPPTRTGVRQVPGRLVGLPRTPQVLAEEWYANTRIELVADRRTGRIVLAAIGPRKTLRAPGADKDAVVLLSSDRLVFTPGTQRRQVDLAASDSRKLELLGRTVPLGAGALGCVLALTGGILVVRGRRTEPGSEHTHLTSHQAD encoded by the coding sequence ATGCGTCGTACCGCTTCACCGATGTCCCTGTTCCTCCTGGGAGCAGGGGTGTTCTTACTGGTCCTCGCCCCGTTGCTGGTGACCTACGTCCAGCCCCGCGCCAAGCGCACCCCGGTCGACATCGACACCACGACCGTCTTCACCGGCACCGGCAGCTACTTCGACACCGCACGCCTCGAGACCGTGCACGGGCGCCGGATCACGATCACCCGCCAGGTCCGCGGCGATGTCGCGGACAGCACCGACAGCGGCCGCGCCGTCTGGGACGTGTCGACCTCGGTCGACACCGACCAAACGCTCCCGGCCTCCGACCCCCGCGACGCGCTGCAGTGGACGCTGGAGCGGTGGGTGACCGACCGGCGGACCAACGAGCCGGTGCACTGCTGCGGCGAGTCGCCCGCCTTCGACGGCGAGGCGTACCTCAAGTTCCCCTTCGACGTCCAGGAGCGGGACTACCGCTGGTGGGACGGCACGCTCGGCGGTGTCGTACGGCTCCGCTACGCGGGCCGCAGCACCGTGCAGGGATACGAGGGGCTGCGCTTCACCGGCAACGTCCCGCCCACCAGAACGGGCGTGCGGCAGGTGCCGGGCCGGCTCGTCGGCCTGCCCCGCACGCCCCAGGTGCTCGCCGAGGAGTGGTATGCCAACACCCGTATCGAGCTGGTCGCGGACCGGCGCACCGGGCGCATCGTCCTCGCGGCCATCGGCCCGCGGAAGACGCTGCGCGCCCCGGGCGCGGACAAGGACGCCGTGGTCCTCCTGTCGAGCGACAGGCTCGTCTTCACGCCCGGTACCCAGCGCAGGCAGGTGGATCTCGCGGCGTCCGACAGCAGGAAGCTCGAGCTGCTCGGCCGTACCGTGCCGCTGGGCGCCGGCGCACTCGGGTGCGTGCTGGCACTGACCGGCGGCATCCTGGTCGTACGCGGGCGAAGGACCGAACCAGGCTCCGAGCATACTCACTTGACGTCGCATCAAGCGGACTGA
- a CDS encoding glycosyltransferase family 4 protein encodes MPQHVPPPLLDPGPQPQHSRAPESRDHALPHGAEPPRRIVFLAHRDLGNPAAGGSELLIDRLASGLTELGHDVTLLCGGPAAPREYRVVSAGGTLGHFVSARSAFARQVGDCDLLVEVCNGMPYLSPLWHRGPTVCLVNHVHTELWDMRFPPPVARAGRMLEHWALARAHRGNLLVAVSPSTAGALHAIGVPEGQIRVVHNGVHEPGPRAARSATPTFLALGRLVDYKRIDLLLRLWERVRPVTGGRLVIVGDGPERERLERLAGPGVEFRGHVSEEEKHRLLCETWLLLHPAAVEGWGLVVTEAGVRGTPTLAFDVPGLRDSVQDGITGVLARGESSFAALWCTLALDDDRREAMGKAAAERAAGYLWSSAVRQFRAVAAEAVHRAHAPGGAARAEGAHT; translated from the coding sequence ATGCCCCAGCACGTACCTCCCCCGCTGCTCGACCCCGGCCCGCAGCCGCAGCACTCGCGGGCACCGGAGAGCCGTGACCACGCCCTCCCGCACGGAGCCGAACCGCCCCGGCGCATCGTCTTCCTCGCCCACCGCGACCTCGGCAACCCGGCCGCGGGCGGTTCGGAACTGCTGATCGACCGCCTCGCCTCCGGGCTCACCGAACTCGGCCACGACGTCACGCTCCTGTGCGGCGGCCCCGCCGCGCCCCGCGAGTACCGCGTCGTGTCGGCCGGCGGCACGCTCGGGCACTTCGTGAGCGCACGCTCCGCCTTCGCCCGCCAGGTCGGCGACTGCGACCTGCTGGTCGAGGTGTGCAACGGGATGCCCTACCTCTCCCCGCTGTGGCACCGCGGCCCCACGGTGTGCCTGGTCAACCACGTGCACACCGAGCTGTGGGACATGCGGTTCCCCCCACCCGTCGCCCGCGCGGGCCGGATGCTCGAACACTGGGCGCTGGCGCGGGCCCACCGCGGCAACCTGCTGGTGGCCGTGTCGCCCTCCACCGCGGGCGCGCTGCACGCCATCGGAGTCCCGGAGGGACAGATCCGCGTCGTGCACAACGGCGTCCACGAGCCGGGGCCGCGCGCGGCGCGGTCGGCGACACCGACGTTCCTGGCCCTCGGCCGTCTGGTCGACTACAAGCGCATCGACCTGCTGCTGCGGCTGTGGGAACGCGTCCGGCCCGTCACCGGCGGCCGGCTCGTCATCGTCGGGGACGGCCCCGAACGCGAGCGGCTCGAGCGACTCGCCGGTCCCGGCGTGGAGTTCAGGGGCCATGTGTCCGAGGAGGAGAAGCACCGGCTGCTCTGCGAGACGTGGCTGCTGCTGCACCCGGCCGCCGTCGAGGGCTGGGGTCTGGTGGTGACCGAGGCGGGCGTGCGCGGCACGCCGACCCTCGCGTTCGACGTGCCGGGGCTGCGGGACTCCGTCCAGGACGGCATCACCGGCGTACTCGCCCGGGGCGAGTCGTCGTTCGCGGCGCTGTGGTGCACGCTCGCGCTCGACGACGACCGGCGCGAGGCCATGGGCAAGGCGGCGGCCGAGCGGGCCGCCGGCTACCTGTGGAGCAGCGCCGTACGGCAGTTCCGCGCCGTCGCCGCCGAGGCGGTGCACCGTGCGCACGCGCCGGGCGGCGCTGCGCGGGCGGAGGGCGCACACACGTGA
- a CDS encoding class I SAM-dependent methyltransferase — MKDPSFRRSLTLFRAFLREQDDPHTAYELLARDAVDQVERLTRLDGRVVVDVGGGRGYFTREFRRRGAHGYLFEPDADELAAEPGAGTVVADGYLLPLADGAADVCFSSNVLEHVRDPGTFLSEMVRVTRPGGLIYVSFTNWLSPWGGHEWAPWHYLGAERARARYERRTGRAAKHRLGDNLFAIGVGPTLRGVRSRDDVEILSARSRYWPVLPQLVARVPGLREFATWNLLLILRRCP; from the coding sequence GTGAAGGACCCCTCGTTCCGCCGCTCCCTCACCCTGTTCCGGGCCTTCCTGCGCGAGCAGGACGACCCGCACACCGCCTACGAACTGCTGGCCCGCGACGCGGTCGACCAGGTCGAGCGCCTCACCCGGCTGGACGGCCGGGTCGTCGTCGACGTGGGCGGCGGCCGCGGCTACTTCACCCGGGAGTTCCGCCGCCGCGGCGCCCACGGCTACCTGTTCGAGCCGGACGCGGACGAACTCGCCGCCGAGCCGGGCGCCGGGACGGTCGTCGCCGACGGCTATCTGCTGCCCCTCGCAGACGGCGCCGCCGACGTCTGCTTCTCCTCCAACGTGCTGGAGCACGTCCGCGATCCGGGCACGTTCCTCAGCGAGATGGTGCGGGTCACCCGGCCCGGCGGACTGATCTACGTCTCGTTCACCAACTGGCTCTCGCCGTGGGGCGGCCACGAGTGGGCGCCCTGGCACTACCTCGGCGCCGAACGGGCCCGCGCCCGCTACGAACGGCGCACCGGCCGGGCCGCCAAGCACCGGCTCGGCGACAACCTCTTCGCCATCGGCGTCGGTCCGACCCTGCGCGGGGTCAGGAGCCGCGACGACGTGGAGATCCTCTCCGCCCGCTCCCGCTACTGGCCGGTCCTCCCGCAGCTCGTCGCGCGGGTGCCCGGGCTGCGGGAGTTCGCGACGTGGAACCTCCTCCTCATCCTTCGGCGGTGTCCATGA